Below is a genomic region from Acidobacteriota bacterium.
CGGCGCAGATGGCCATCTCCTCACCGCTGCTGGAGGATGCCTCCATCAACGGCGCGCGCGGCATCCTGATCAACATCACCGGGTCGAGCAATTTGGGATTGCAGGAAGTGAACGCGGCGTCCAGCATTATCCATCAGGCGGCGCACGAGGACGCCAACATTATCTTCGGCGCGGTGCTCGACGAGTCCATGAAGGACCACGTGAAGATCACCATCATCGCCACCGGCTTCAAGCCGGAGGGAGTGCGCCCGCGCCGCCGTCAGGAAGAGGTCGCGCAATCTGGATTTCAGGGCGTCCCGTCCATTCCCGTATCCGCGCTAGTGGGCAGGCCGACATACGCCGAGTCAGTGCCTGCGTACGCCGCTCCCGTAGCGTCGCCCGTAGCGGCGTACGCTCCCGCGGATCGCAACTATGCGCCGGTCGCGCGAGCCGCCAGTTACGCGCAGAGCGACCCTGCACGTCAAGCCAGCAAGGAGCCGACGGTGTGGCAAGGCATCACGCCTTCATCAGCGCCCACGCCCGCTCCGCAGACAGCCGCCGCACCCGCGCCACGGCGCGATGATCTGGAGATTCCCGCATTCCTCCGCCAGCGCAGCAACACATCGATGCGCTAGCGCTGCGACCTTTATTCCGCTAAGTGGGTTTGAATTGGTAGCCACGGTGAACGCACGTCTCGCCGTGGGCTTTTCCCTGATATACAAACATCCTGTGTTAGCTCGGAGAGATACGTCGTCAGTTCAGAGAACTACGTCAGCGGCAGCGCGGCGAACCAGCGTGCGAAGGCTTGCCATAACGGCGTGTTGGTCAATCCGAACAGCGCTGGGACTTGCATCAGCATGAACACTCCCAATATCGCGGGGAACACCTGGCGACCTGTTGGCCGGTCGCGCTCCAGAAAGATGAGCGCGAGAAACACGGAATCAGTGAGGCCGAAGGTGAACCACTGGTAGTTCCACGTCGGCGTCGGATTGGCCCAGAACATCAGACGAATGACGATGGGATCCAGCAGCGTCATGCCGGTGCAGACCATGAAGCGCGCGTGCAGCGCGGCGCTGCGGCGTGTAACCAGCGCCATGACGTAGGACAACGAAAATAGAAACGCGATGGACGCTTGCAGATAGAGGATGTAGGTCTGGCGACCGTAGGCCTCGCCTTCCAGCCCCTTGATCCGGCTATGCGCCAGGAACACCACGCTCATCAGGACGACTGCTGCCAGCCCCTGCGAGAAGCGGCCGAGAATGCGGTGGATGTCCATGCGCCGCGCGCGAATCAGCGTGGGCTGCGCGATCAGCATTAATATCCACAGCGTCGCCGTGGTGGCATGAAGATGGATGTAGGCGCTGCTCGCGCCGAACCCCAGCGAGAGATACGAGGGCCAGAAGGCCACCAGCGCGACCAACAACAGCGCGGCGAAGTACGGCCCGCTCTGCGCGAAATCCAGAAGTCTTTTGGGTGCGCGCGCCGCGCCGCCCTCATTGAGTACACTTGCCGAATTGTTCGATAGGCTCATCTGATACCTCGCACGCGCAGTGGGAATTTTCTAATCAACAAGAACAGCCTGTAGACCGCCCGCCGCCTGCCGCAATGCGATCTCGCACCGGCCCGCAAGATCGCGGAACGCCAGGGCATCGGCTACCAGCCCCTGCTGAAAATGCTGGTGCGCGAAAGCCTCGTGCGCGGATCCCGTTACGCCTGAATGCACTTGGTTGAGATCGGGCGATTGGAGTCAAAAAGAACGACCAGGTAAGGGTCTCCCCTTTCCCGTCCCGTACAAGGGGGGATCTTTGGCCGTTGCGGTACGGTTCTCGATGGTCCCCCGGATGACTCCGGTTTCGTCAATGAAAAAGTTCTTTCTTCCGTGTTCGAATTCCACTTGCTCGGCTGTTATGGTGTAAGTAGGGATGCTCCCAAAGTGTCTTTTGCCGGGTGTGTAGGTAAACTTACAGCCAGCTTTCTCAAACCCGAAATTTGTACCGCCGGGACCGCGACCAGCGTAGACGGGGAAAACTAGGTCTGCATGGTCCACATTGGGGTTACCGCTCGGCGGTGGACCCAGCCTGTGTAAGCCATCAGTGAAGCCCCCCTGGTATGTGGAAGCGAACGTAACCTCAACCGTGTGCAATGTCCGTAAGATGCCGGGGCAACTTGTCTGTCCCGCCCGCATAGGGTTTGTGAGCACGCCCCGAACAAAGACAGCCACCGCAACGACAGCCGCCAAGATAACAAAAATCCAAATCCGCCGTCTGAACTTGCCAAGAAGACTGAGAGGCTTCTGCGAGAAATCTGTCAGTTGATGTGGTGGGTTGGCGACTCTTTTCAGATCAAAATCATATCCACAATCGCATCGCTGAACTACGTCCGGGTTGATCAAGCCGCAATGTGGGCATTCCATAGAGCATTCCTTTCAAGTTACTCGCAAATCGCCAGGGCACGCTCGTTCAGCGGCTCAGCCTCCCCGGATTTGCTGAGGAACACGGGGACCGGCGGGATGTTTGCCACCGTTTTTCCCAAGTGGTTGAGTGCATTCCCCTGTTAGGCGCTTTGCTTGCGCGCCAGTCCGCTGGCAACCGGGCATCCCCAGTGATGAACCAAAGGAAGATGTGGGTATCCAGCAGAAGCCTCATTTGCTCTCAAACGCCTGCAGGATGTCTTCGGGAAGCAGCGCGTCAAAGTCCTCTGGGACTGTAAACTCGCCTGAGGATAACCCAAATGGGCGTAATGTTTGGGTGCGTCCTTCGACGGGCTTGATTTCCGCCACGGGTTGTCCGGCGCGCACAATAAGGAGGGATTCGCCCGCTTCGACTCGCAGAAGATAGGCGAGGAGATTCTGTTGTATTTCCTCTAAATTGACTCGTACCATATCGCGATTATCCCCCAACGCAAATCCATTCGCAACAGCCCAATCCGCAAGAAACCTTTCTGACATCCCGGCGGGGGGAATTGCTTTACACTCGTCACTTGTTGCTCGGAAGGGGAGGGTGGTCCGCTGGCTGACGCGCGCGGCACTGAACGGATATGGAACCACAGTGGGATTTTGGCGGGGAGATTGTCTGGCGGCCTTCGCGCGAGCAGGCCGAGGGGAGCCGGCTGGCGGCGTTCATGCGCCGGCATGGCATCGCCACGTTTGATGAGCTGATGCGGCGCTCGACTGAGGACATCGCGTGGTTCTGGAACGCGGTGATCGCTGATCTCGACATTCGCTTCCGCGTGCCTTACGACAAAGTGGTGGACCTCTCGCGCGGCGAGCCGTGGGCCCAGTGGTGCATCGGCGGGCGCATGAACATTGTCGATAACTGTCTCGACAAGTGGACCGCCGCCGGGGCGGCTCCACCGCAGGGAAGCCGCGCAGGACATATTGCAGTGCGCTGGGAGGGTGAGGAGGGCGCGACTCGCGCACTGAGCTACGGTGAGTTGAACGCGCAGGTCTCGCAGATGGCGGCGGCGCTGCGCTCGCTTGGCGTGGGCAAGGGCGACGTGGTGGCCATCTTCATGCCCATGACGGTGGAGATCGCCGTGGCGCTGCTGGCCATCGCGAAGATCGGCGCGATCATTCTGCCGCTGTT
It encodes:
- a CDS encoding type II toxin-antitoxin system Phd/YefM family antitoxin, translating into MVRVNLEEIQQNLLAYLLRVEAGESLLIVRAGQPVAEIKPVEGRTQTLRPFGLSSGEFTVPEDFDALLPEDILQAFESK